Proteins from one Mycteria americana isolate JAX WOST 10 ecotype Jacksonville Zoo and Gardens chromosome 1, USCA_MyAme_1.0, whole genome shotgun sequence genomic window:
- the ZYX gene encoding zyxin: MASPGAPGTRMTSTVSINISTPSFYNPQKKFAPVVAPKPKVNPFKAGGASESSLPPPPGAGAQRAQMGKVGEIPSASMSLLAEDLPLPPPPPPGEEASFSSNCAFPPPPPPFEEPFPPAPEEVFISPPPPLMFDEGPVSKVPAPQVRGKMSSIDLEIDSLSVMLDDMEKNDPFRSRISPGSTGSLEKPSAPKAHVEIPSAPRDTPHSFPSKFIPKPSGSLSFKTPGVDLNPAPTPWAAPQQRKEPLAPVPPPSSLPPAQTTPKFTPPPVAGSPKSGSKSDASVPMAPSNSARYPTSLQTQFTAPSPSGPSSRPQPPNFTYAQQRERPQVQEKPRPTEQPAAAKDMHRPTGSSADPPRGNSCLTMKEVEELEMLTQKLMKDMEHPPAAEAATSELCGFCRKPLSRTQPAVRALDRLFHVECFTCFKCEKQLQGQQFYNVDEKPFCEDCYAGTLEKCSVCKQTITDRMLKATGNSYHPQCFTCVMCHTPLEGASFIVDQSNQPHCVDDYHRKYAPRCSVCSEPIMPEPGKDETVRVVALEKNFHMKCYKCEDCGKPLSIEADENGCFPLDGHVLCMKCHTVRAKTTR; the protein is encoded by the exons ATGGCCTCCCCAGGTGCCCCAGGGACCCGCATGACATCCACAGTCAGTATCAACATTTCTACCCCTTCCTTCTACAACCCACAGAAGAAGTTTGCACCTGTGGTTGCCCCTAAACCCAAGGTGAACCCCTTCAAGGCTGGGGGTGCATCAGAGTCGTCGCTGCCCCCGCCTCCTGGAGCTGGCGCCCAGCGTGCTCAGATGGGGAAGGTGGGGGAGATTCCATCAGCATCCATGTCCCTGCTGGCAGAAG ATCTGCCgctgccacctcctcccccaccTGGAGAGGAGGCAAGTTTCTCCTCAAACTGtgcttttcccccacccccaccaccctTTGAAGAGCCTTTTCCACCAGCCCCAGAAGAagtttttatttctcctcctcctccgctgaTGTTTGATGAAGGGCCTGTGAGCAAGGTGCCTGCCCCACAG GTACGTGGCAAGATGAGCAGCATTGATCTTGAGATTGACTCACTGTCCGTAATGTTGGATGACATGGAGAAGAATGACCCCTTCAGATCCCGG ATATCTCCAGGATCCACAGGTTCTCTGGAGAAGCCATCGGCCCCAAAAGCCCATGTGGAAATACCATCTGCACCCAGAGATACTCctcattcttttccttccaaGTTCATTCCCAAGCCAAGTGGAAGCTTATCTTTCAAGACCCCTGGAGTGGATTTGAACCCTGCCCCAACCCCGTGGGCAGCCCCACAGCAACGCAAGGAGCCCCTAGCACCAGTCCCtccaccttcctctctccctcctgctcagaCTACCCCTAAATTCACCCCACCCCCTGTTGCTGGCTCTCCTAAGTCTGGATCCAAATCAGATGCCAGTGTTCCCATGGCTCCCTCAAACTCTGCAAGATATCCTACCTCCCTTCAGACCCAGTTCACAGCCCCTTCACCTTCAGGTCCCTCCTCTCGGCCACAGCCTCCCAATTTCACCTATGCCCAGCAGAGGGAAAGACCCCAAGTGCAGGAGAAGCCGCGTCCCACAGAACAACCTGCTGCTGCAAAAGACATG catAGACCCACAGGCTCCAGTGCAGATCCACCTAGGGGAAATTCCTGTCTGACCATGAAGGAGGTGGAAGAGCTGGAGATGTTGACCCAGAAACTAATGAAGGATATGGAGCATCCGCCTGCTGCAGAGGCTGCTACTTCTG AGCTCTGCGGCTTCTGCCGGAAGCCCCTATCACGAACCCAGCCAGCTGTGAGGGCCCTGGACCGCCTTTTCCATGTGGAATGCTTCACCTGCTTCAAATGTGAGAagcagctgcaggggcagcagTTCTATAACGTGGATGAGAAACCCTTCTGTGAGGACTGCTATGCT GGGACCTTGGAAAAGTGTAGTGTCTGCAAACAGACCATCACAGACCGGATGCTGAAGGCCACTGGTAACTCATACCATCCCCAGTGCTTCACCTGCGTGATGTGCCATACCCCTCTTGAGGGGGCCTCTTTTATTGTGGACCAGTCCAACCAGCCTCACTGTGTGGATGACTACCACAG GAAGTATGCTCCACGCTGCTCAGTCTGTAGTGAGCCTATCATGCCAGAGCCTGGAAAGGATGAGACGGTGCGTGTGGTGGCATTGGAGAAAAATTTCCACATGAAATGTTACAAGTGTGAG GACTGTGGGAAGCCCTTGTCCATTGAAGCAGATGAGAATGGGTGCTTTCCACTGGATGGGCACGTTCTGTGTATGAAGTGTCACACTGTTCGTGCCAAAACGACACGCTGA